In Chitinophaga varians, the following are encoded in one genomic region:
- a CDS encoding SGNH/GDSL hydrolase family protein, translated as MNSSNRRNFLKNVSMGTLAAVSIPHIVSAAVSADKSKKVTLKKEGVILFQGDSITDVGRKRDAMDANNGAALGGGYPHLAAAHLLLKRPGDNLKFYNKGISGNKVFQLAERWDADCLQLKPDVLSILVGVNDFWHTLNGNYKGTSKVYRDDYDKLLDRTKQALPDVQLIIGEPYAVKGVKAVDDKWYPTFNEYRAAARELADKYKAVFIPYQAIYDKAIQAAPAAYWTPDGVHPSVAGAQLMAEAWLQCVK; from the coding sequence ATGAATTCATCGAACCGTCGAAATTTCCTGAAAAACGTATCCATGGGAACCCTGGCAGCTGTCAGTATTCCCCATATCGTGTCCGCTGCCGTGTCTGCTGACAAAAGCAAAAAAGTGACGCTTAAAAAAGAAGGCGTTATTCTCTTCCAGGGCGATTCCATTACTGATGTGGGCCGCAAGCGCGATGCCATGGACGCCAATAACGGCGCTGCGTTAGGGGGCGGATATCCGCACCTGGCAGCCGCACATCTGCTGCTGAAACGGCCGGGTGATAACCTGAAGTTTTACAACAAAGGTATCAGCGGCAATAAAGTATTCCAGCTGGCTGAGCGCTGGGATGCAGATTGCCTGCAACTGAAGCCGGACGTGCTCAGCATCCTGGTAGGCGTGAATGATTTCTGGCACACGCTTAATGGTAATTATAAAGGTACCTCCAAAGTGTACCGCGATGACTATGACAAACTGCTGGACCGCACCAAACAGGCTTTGCCTGACGTGCAACTCATCATCGGTGAGCCATATGCCGTCAAGGGCGTGAAAGCAGTCGACGACAAATGGTACCCTACGTTTAATGAATACCGTGCGGCCGCCCGGGAGCTGGCCGACAAATACAAAGCGGTCTTTATTCCTTATCAGGCTATTTATGACAAAGCCATTCAGGCAGCACCTGCGGCCTACTGGACGCCGGACGGCGTGCATCCCAGCGTGGCGGGCGCTCAACTGATGGCGGAAGCCTGGCTCCAATGCGTTAAATAA
- a CDS encoding acyl-CoA dehydrogenase family protein yields MSGTFTKLKNAYQLLKSIDFKMLAKLSEKVDLPQVMASVAKMDDNQLNGLMKMLTSRGSKKKLPPVDGDFYDISSRLNAEDRALQLKVRAFMEKEIQPIVNEYWLKAEFPFEIIPKFRELNICGVTYDGYGCPNRSYLMEGIIAMEMARVDASIATFFGVQSGLAMGAIYMLGSESQKDEWLPGMQQLNTIGAFGLTEPEVGSGAAGGLTTTAKREGDTWVLNGQKKWIGNATFADVIVIWARDVDDNQVKGFLLRKGTPGLSVEKMHDKMALRIVQNGLITMKDCRVAESDRLQRANSFRDTSRVLRMTRASVAWEAVGCARGAYENALAYTRTREQFGKPIASFQLIQGHLVEMLSNLTAMQTMVYRLSEIQDEGGLKDEHASLAKVFCTLRTRDVVRGAREVMGGNGILLEYNVARFVADAEAIYSYEGTKEINSLIVGRAITGFSAFV; encoded by the coding sequence ATGTCCGGAACTTTCACAAAACTGAAGAACGCCTATCAGCTGTTGAAGAGCATAGATTTTAAAATGCTGGCGAAGCTGTCGGAGAAAGTAGATCTCCCGCAGGTGATGGCGTCTGTCGCTAAAATGGATGACAACCAGCTGAATGGACTGATGAAAATGTTGACCAGCAGAGGCAGCAAGAAAAAACTGCCGCCGGTGGATGGTGATTTTTATGATATCAGCAGCCGCCTGAATGCGGAAGACCGGGCGCTGCAGCTGAAGGTACGTGCCTTTATGGAGAAAGAGATACAGCCTATCGTCAATGAATACTGGCTTAAAGCCGAATTTCCGTTTGAGATCATTCCCAAATTCAGGGAACTGAATATTTGCGGCGTGACCTACGATGGGTATGGTTGCCCTAACCGCAGTTACCTGATGGAAGGCATCATCGCCATGGAGATGGCACGGGTGGATGCTTCCATTGCTACGTTCTTCGGCGTGCAAAGCGGCCTGGCCATGGGCGCTATTTACATGCTGGGGTCCGAATCCCAGAAAGACGAATGGCTGCCGGGCATGCAACAACTGAATACCATCGGAGCTTTCGGGCTCACAGAGCCGGAAGTAGGGTCAGGTGCTGCCGGAGGCCTCACTACCACGGCTAAACGGGAAGGGGATACCTGGGTGCTGAACGGCCAGAAAAAATGGATCGGCAACGCCACCTTCGCAGATGTGATCGTGATATGGGCGCGGGACGTGGACGACAACCAGGTAAAGGGTTTCCTGCTCAGGAAAGGCACGCCGGGATTATCGGTAGAAAAGATGCACGATAAAATGGCGCTACGCATTGTGCAGAATGGGCTGATAACGATGAAAGACTGCCGGGTGGCCGAGTCTGACCGGTTGCAGCGGGCCAACAGTTTCCGCGATACGAGCCGCGTGCTCCGTATGACAAGGGCCAGTGTTGCCTGGGAAGCAGTAGGATGCGCCCGTGGCGCATACGAGAACGCATTGGCGTATACCCGTACCCGTGAGCAGTTCGGCAAACCCATTGCCTCTTTTCAGTTGATACAGGGGCACCTGGTGGAGATGTTGTCCAACCTCACAGCTATGCAGACCATGGTGTACCGGTTGTCAGAGATACAGGACGAAGGTGGTTTGAAAGACGAGCATGCCTCCCTGGCCAAAGTATTCTGTACGCTGCGTACCCGCGATGTAGTGAGGGGCGCCCGGGAAGTGATGGGTGGCAACGGTATCCTGCTGGAATACAATGTGGCCCGGTTTGTGGCGGACGCGGAAGCTATTTATTCTTATGAAGGCACCAAAGAAATCAATTCTCTCATTGTCGGAAGGGCTATCACCGGTTTCAGCGCTTTTGTATAA